The Xanthomonas sp. DAR 80977 nucleotide sequence CCGCCGGCGACCAGCAGCTCGAGCATGTTGTCCAGGCTCTGCGAGTCCGAGCCGTGCATCGAGATCACCGGGTCGAACTCGGCGATGTCGAAGCGCGGGGTCTTCCACACCTTGCTGCGCGCCTGCGCCCAGTGCCGGTTGCCCTCGATGGTGTTGATCTCGCCGTTGTGCGCGAGCAGCCGGAACGGGTGCGCCAGCGGCCAGCGCGGCAGCGTGTTGGTCGAGAAGCGCTGGTGGAAGACGATGGCGCTGGAGGCCAGGTCGCTGCGCTGCAGGTCCGGGTAGAAGGTGCTGAGCTTGTCCGGCAGCACCATGCCCTTGTAGCTGATGCCGTTGGGCGAGAGCGTGGTGACGTAGAAGTCGGCGAGGTCGCGCAGGCGCTGCTCGGTGCGGCGGCGCGCCAGGAACAGGGCCAGGGCGAAGGCGTCGTCGCCCTGCTCGGCGCCGGCATCGACGAATACCTGCTCGATGTGCGGCAGGGTGTCCTTGGCCAGCTGCCCGCACACCGAATCGTCGGTGGGGGTGACCCGCCAGCCGCGCGGCTGCGCGCCGGCGCGGACCAGTTCCTCTTCCAGCACCTGGCGGCAGCGCGCGGCGCCATCGGCGTCGTCGCGCGGCATGAACACCTGGCCGGCGGCGAAGCGCGCGCCCACCGCGATGCCGGCGTCGCGCGCCAGCGCGCGCAGGAACGCATCGGGTTTGCGGATCAGCAGGCCGCAGCCGTCGCCGGTCAGGCCGTCGGCGGCGACGCCGCCACGGTGGGTCATCCGCGACAGCGCGGCAATGGCGGTATCCACCAAGGCCCGCGAGGGTTGGTCATCGAGTTGCGCGACCATGCCGAAACCACAGGCATCGCGCTCGTCTTGGGGGTCGTAGAGCCCGTGGCGGTTGCGGGGGGCCATGTCTGCCTCTGAAAAGCGATCCGAAGGAACGCGGCGACACTCGCCCCCGCTCTATCCTGGAGCGCATCTTGAGGTCACCGGAACATCGACTAAAGCACATGTTGGTGCGGTGCCGCAATACACGGTTGCAGCTGCAACCGTAGCCGCGGCGACGGTCTTGCCGCCGCGACCGGATTCGCCGCCCGTCCGCGGCGGCGGACGGACCTCAGCCGCAGCGCACGCCGGTGATCTGGTTCCTGGCATCGACCTCGATATTGAGCCGTTCGCCGTCGAACTCCATGGTCACCGCCTGGTTCGGCTTGAGCACGCGCACGCTCTTGGCGCCGGTGTCGGTGCGCGCCTGGTCCAGCAGCGCCTGTTCGGCGGCCTGGCCGACCAGGCCCTGCGCCTGCGAGGCGTCGCAGGTGCCGACCGGCGGCGGCTCCGGGGCGCTGGCCGGATCCGGCGCGGCGGCCTGTTGCGCGGCGGCCTGGGCCTTGGCCGCCACCTGTTCCTGCTCGTCCGGCGGCGGCGCGGTGCACGCGGCCAGTGCCAGCGCCAGGCAGGCCGTGCCGAACAGGCCGGCACGCGCGGACGCACGAGAAGAAAGGAAAGTGCTCATCGGGGCTCCTGGTGGGTGGAGGGAGGACGGGTCCAGCATAAGCGCAGAAGAATCGGACAAGTCGCGTTCGCCGCACGTTAACCGCTCCGGCGTTGACGCGGCCTAGGCAGCGCGCTGCCGACAATCGCCGCTCCGCAACCGCTGGCGTCCCGATGTCCAACGCGTCCCGTCCCACCGCCGCCACCGAGGCGGCGCGCGCGCTGCAGGCCAGACAGGCCGCCAGCAGCGCCGGCCTGGTCTATGTCAGTGACGACCAGCCCGGCATCGCCCGCCGCCGCGCCGGCAAGGGCTTCGGCTACCGCCTGCCCGACGGCAGCGCGGTGCGCGACGCGCCGACCCTGCAGCGCATCCGCCAGCTGGCCATCCCGCCGGCCTATACCGAGGTGTGGATCTGCACCAAGGCCAACGGCCACGTGCAGGCCACCGGCCGCGATGCGCGGCGGCGCAAGCAGTACCGCTACCACGCCGACTGGGCGCAGGTGCGCGGCGACGGCAAGTTCGAACGGATCATGGCCTTCGGCCAGGCCCTGCCGCGGCTGCGCCGGCGCCTGCGCCGCGACCTGGCGCTGCCCGGCTACCCGCGCGACAAGGTGCTGGCGATGGTGGTGGCACTGATGGCCGAGACCCTGGTGCGCGTCGGCAATGCCGAATACGCGCGCAGCAACCGTTCCTACGGCCTGACCACGCTGCGCAACCGCCACCTGGAATTCGTCAAGGGCGGCCGCGCGCGGCTGAAGTTCCGCGGCAAGGGCGGGCAGGAGCACGACATCGAGGTCGACGACGCGCGCCTGGTCAAGCTGATCCGCGGCTGCCAGCAATTGCCCGGGCAGGCGCTGTTCCAGTACCGCGACGACGACGGCCAGCTGCAGCCGGTGGACTCGGGCGAGGTCAACGACTACCTGCGCGAGGCGATGGGCGAGAGCTTCACCGCCAAGGACTTCCGCACCTGGGGCGGCACCCGCGCCGCGCTGCAGCGGCTGGCGCAACTGCCCCTGCCCGAACCCAGCAGCGAGCGCGCGCTGAAGCTGGCGCAGAACGCGGTGATCCGCGAGGTCGCCGACGCGCTGGGCAACACCCCGGCGGTGTGCCGCAAGGCCTACATCGACCCGTGCGTGTTCGCCGGCTGGCGCGGCGGCGAGTTGCACGGGCTGTGCGAGCGCGTGCGCGGCGAGCGGCAGTGGGATTTGGCCACGCTGAAGTACCTGGCGCAGGCACGTGCCGCCACGCGCAAGGCGACCAAGGCCGCGGGGGCGAGGAAACCGGGTGCGAAGCCGGCAGGCGCCGGATCGGCGGCGCCTGCCGCATCGCGTCGGGCCGGCCGCAGCGCGGCGGCCGCAAAAGCGACGCGCCCACGCAAAGGCAGTTGAGCGAAGCGCAGGTGCGGCCGCTCGTTCGCGTGCGGCTGCATCACGGGCGACGCGGACGCGGCGGAACGGCTGCGTCCGCGCCGCTCAGCCGGCGCCGCGCGCCCTCTGCCTCAACCGCAATACAGCGTGGTGATGTTGTTGTACGGGCCGACCTCGATGGTCAGGCGTTCGCCGCCGCTCTCGCCGGCGCCGCGGGTCGCGCTGTCCACGCCGCTGGAGGTGGCGCCGCTGCCGCCGACGCTGCTGTTCACCACCTGCACCTTCAGGCTGTCGCTGTCGACGCGGGCGCGCTCGACGGTGGTCTGCGCCGCGGCCAGGCCGACCGCGCCGCGGACCTTGTCGACGTGGCACTGGCCGGAGATGACGCCGTCGATCGGCTGCACCTGGGCGATCTGGGTGGTGCTGCAGGCGCCGAGCAACAGGCTGGCGGCGAATGGAACGGCGAGGGCGAGCGGATGGCGGATCATGGACGGGTTCCTTCGTGCGGATAGCGCGAGCGTGTCGCGGCGGATGTTTGCGCGGCATGAAGAGAGCGGCGCCGGGCTTCACCCGGCGTGGCCGCGGGCTTGGCCAGACTGCGCCCTCCCCAGCCGACCGGAGCCGAGCATGGCCACCTGCGATGTCTGCGGCAATGACGACGTCAAGGCCTTTTCCCCGACCCAGGGCGCCCGCAGCGGCCCCTTCGCTGCGTTGGAGTGCGCGATCCATGGCGTCGCCTTGCACCGCAGCGTCGGCCATGGCGTGGACGGCGCCGCCGACCGCGTCTAGCGCGCACCCATCCGCTCACCCACCCGACGCGGCGCCACGCGGCGCGGCGTCCCGCATATCGGAGCAATGCCGATGGCTTCCAGCAACAACAAGCGTCCTGCCGCCTCCAACACGTCCGCGTCCTCCCGTGCGACGCCTGCCGGATCCGTGTCCACCGCCGGCAAGACCGCGCAGACCCAGCGCGCCCTGCAGCGCAAGATCGATGCCGGCGAGGCGGCGTCCAAGGCCAAGGCCAAAAAGTCCGCGCCGACCCAGGCCGGCGCGCGCAAGCAGCCCGAGCGCATGCCCAGGCAGCACCTGCGCAAGCCCGGCAAGGAACAGGACCTGGCGCTGCAGCCGCGGTTCGAGGCGCCGGAGTACGTGGGCAGCGGCAAGCTGCGCGGCATGAGCGCGATCGTCACCGGCGCCGACTCGGGCATCGGCCGTGCGGTGGCGGTGCTGTTCGCGCGCGAAGGCGCCGACGTGGCGGTGCTGTACCTGGACGAGCACGAGGATGCGCAGGTCACCCGCGCACACGTGGAGAAGGAAGGCCGGCGCTGCCTGACCATCGCCGGCGACGTGAAGGATCCGGCGTTCTGCGAGGACGCGGTCGCGCAGACCGTGCGCGCCTTCGGCGGACTCGACATCCTGGTCAACAACGCCGCCTTCCAGCTGCACTGCCATGCCCTGGAAGAGCTCAGCGACGCGCACCTGCAGGAGACCCTGCAGACCAACATCGGCGGCTACTTCCACATGGCGCGCGCGGCCTTGCCGCATCTCAAGCGCGGTGCGGCGATCATCAACAGCGGTTCGGAGACCGGCCTGTTCGGCAGCAAGTCGCTGCTCGACTATTCGGCGACCAAGGGCGCGATCCACGCCTTCACCATGGCCCTGGCCAGCCAGCTGCAGCCGCGCGGGATCCGCGTCAACGCGGTCGCGCCGGGCCCGGTGTGGACCCCGTTGAATCCGGCCGACAAGGCCGCCGAGGACGTGGCCGAGTTCGGCAAGAGCAGCGCGATGGGCCGCCCGGCGCAGCCGGAGGAACTGTCGCCGGCCTACGTGTTCCTGGCCTCGCCGATCACCGCCAGCTACATCAGCGGCGCGATCCTGCCGGTGATGGGCGGTCCGCAGGGCTGAGCCGCCGCCTGCATGGCGAACGGGCGAGCGGCCCGTTCCGGCAGCGCCGATGGCGGACATCCTCCGCGCGGCGCTGCCGGCGTGGTTGCGAACGCCATGGATCGAACAAACGCACGCGCGCAGCAAGCGCGGGAAGCCCGCGCTTGCTGCGCACGCTGCGTCAGGCCCGCGCCGTGGCCTCGCGCACGAAGGCGTCATAGGTGCGCAACGGGCGTCCCAGGATGGCCTGCAGTTTCTCCACCGTGCCGTCGGCGGCGTGCATGCCGAACTGCTGGATGCCCGCCATCATCAGGCGCATGTCGTAGGCCAGCCACGACGGGCCATGCGCCGCCAGTTGCGCTTCGAAGGCGGCTACGTCGTCGCCGGCGTAGGCGATCTCGCGGCCGAGCGCGGAACTCCAGACCTTGGCGACGGAGGCGCCGGTCAGCGCCTGCGGGCCGACCAGTTCCAGCGTGATGCGCTCCAGCGCGGCAGGGGCCCGGTCGCGCCGCAGCAGCTCGGCGACGGCGATGTCGGCGATGTCGCGCGCGTCGATCATCGCGATACCCGCCGCACCGATCGGCATCGGATAGACGCCGTAGTCCTGGATCGTCTGCTGCACCATGGCCTCGTTCTGCATGAAGTACGCAGGACGCAGGATCGTCGCGGGAATATCCAGGCGCTCGATCATGCGTTCGACGGTGTGCTTGCCGGTGAAGTGCG carries:
- a CDS encoding I78 family peptidase inhibitor; this translates as MSTFLSSRASARAGLFGTACLALALAACTAPPPDEQEQVAAKAQAAAQQAAAPDPASAPEPPPVGTCDASQAQGLVGQAAEQALLDQARTDTGAKSVRVLKPNQAVTMEFDGERLNIEVDARNQITGVRCG
- a CDS encoding DNA topoisomerase IB → MSNASRPTAATEAARALQARQAASSAGLVYVSDDQPGIARRRAGKGFGYRLPDGSAVRDAPTLQRIRQLAIPPAYTEVWICTKANGHVQATGRDARRRKQYRYHADWAQVRGDGKFERIMAFGQALPRLRRRLRRDLALPGYPRDKVLAMVVALMAETLVRVGNAEYARSNRSYGLTTLRNRHLEFVKGGRARLKFRGKGGQEHDIEVDDARLVKLIRGCQQLPGQALFQYRDDDGQLQPVDSGEVNDYLREAMGESFTAKDFRTWGGTRAALQRLAQLPLPEPSSERALKLAQNAVIREVADALGNTPAVCRKAYIDPCVFAGWRGGELHGLCERVRGERQWDLATLKYLAQARAATRKATKAAGARKPGAKPAGAGSAAPAASRRAGRSAAAAKATRPRKGS
- a CDS encoding SDR family oxidoreductase encodes the protein MASSNNKRPAASNTSASSRATPAGSVSTAGKTAQTQRALQRKIDAGEAASKAKAKKSAPTQAGARKQPERMPRQHLRKPGKEQDLALQPRFEAPEYVGSGKLRGMSAIVTGADSGIGRAVAVLFAREGADVAVLYLDEHEDAQVTRAHVEKEGRRCLTIAGDVKDPAFCEDAVAQTVRAFGGLDILVNNAAFQLHCHALEELSDAHLQETLQTNIGGYFHMARAALPHLKRGAAIINSGSETGLFGSKSLLDYSATKGAIHAFTMALASQLQPRGIRVNAVAPGPVWTPLNPADKAAEDVAEFGKSSAMGRPAQPEELSPAYVFLASPITASYISGAILPVMGGPQG
- a CDS encoding NmrA/HSCARG family protein; the encoded protein is MSILVTGATGTVGSLIAQGLAEAGAEVKALVRQPGKRAFPAGVTEVVADLTDVPSMRAALSSVRTLFLLNAVTPDEVTQALIALNLAREAGIERIVYLSVIHADKYSNVPHFTGKHTVERMIERLDIPATILRPAYFMQNEAMVQQTIQDYGVYPMPIGAAGIAMIDARDIADIAVAELLRRDRAPAALERITLELVGPQALTGASVAKVWSSALGREIAYAGDDVAAFEAQLAAHGPSWLAYDMRLMMAGIQQFGMHAADGTVEKLQAILGRPLRTYDAFVREATARA